DNA from Evansella sp. LMS18:
TGTTGGTCGATACAACCTCGAAACAAGACTTCTTGAGAACCGCCCAATAGGTCCCGACTACTAACTAGATCTTCTGTTAATAGGGAGATTTTACCAATAAAACGTAAATAAATAGTATAAAAAAAGAGTTGATGGGACAGATTCAATATCGCTTAGTGTCAGCGACATTGAATCTGTCTCTGGTAAATTAACCTTTTCTTTCTGCCATACTTCTAATATGTTAGAATAATATTATACATTTTATGGAACTTTGAATAATTAATAATACATATCAAATTTTGTTGCTCAGGTGTAAAAAAGGGGGGGGCTTGGGTGAGTCACAGATTAAAAGTTGGAGAGCTGAAAGAACCGTATTTAACAGATGAAGAAATCTGGAGAACTTTTACCATAGTCTTGTCCAATAAATCGGTTAAATCCTCTACATATAAGTATGCATTAATAAAATCACTTATTGAAAATCTGTATCAGGCAAATGATCAATTTGAGCTGACATATGATCAACTGGCTTACTCATTCACAAAAATTTACTGGAATTTAATTGTACATCATGACTTAATCAGGCAGAACACAGGTAAAAATGCCAGAGTGGTCACTATTATTAAAGACATACAAACTAAATATGCCATTCCTTCTGAATTTAGTTTTGACAAGATTGATCCTGGTATTCAGGTGAAACTCGTTAGTAAAGTTAAATCTGTAATGAAGATAAATGTGTATGGTGCTCTATACGGTGATACAAGAGGAAGGTTCTATGCTTTTAATCATCAGCAGGAATATTTTCAGTTAAACCCTACTGTGTATACTTTCATGCTGAATTATCAGAGACTTATAGTTAATTTAACCAATTACCATATGGCATCAATGATTGAAGATTTGAATGAAGTGCCGAGTGTTAATTATCTCCTCGGTAAGGTAGAGAGCATCGCGAAGCGTTCCTCCTTAAGATCTTATGAAAAAATATTACTGAATTACTTTGAAGCATGCTGTTTCTATTGTGGAAAAGCCCTAAGTGATCAAAAGAGAGAAACTCATGTTGATCACTTTATTCCTTGGTCCTTCGTTCAGTCTGATAACTTATGGAATCTCGTCTTATCGTGTAACCGTT
Protein-coding regions in this window:
- a CDS encoding HNH endonuclease, whose translation is MSHRLKVGELKEPYLTDEEIWRTFTIVLSNKSVKSSTYKYALIKSLIENLYQANDQFELTYDQLAYSFTKIYWNLIVHHDLIRQNTGKNARVVTIIKDIQTKYAIPSEFSFDKIDPGIQVKLVSKVKSVMKINVYGALYGDTRGRFYAFNHQQEYFQLNPTVYTFMLNYQRLIVNLTNYHMASMIEDLNEVPSVNYLLGKVESIAKRSSLRSYEKILLNYFEACCFYCGKALSDQKRETHVDHFIPWSFVQSDNLWNLVLSCNRCNSSKSDKLPEKLFLEYLIERNHELNTKHDNEDVSSLMTNYKDNKIIMLYDYSIKNGFDIIWSP